In Gloeocapsa sp. PCC 73106, the following proteins share a genomic window:
- a CDS encoding DUF3368 domain-containing protein: MGILLKAKQEGYPISLKEACTKMLTHNIRFS, translated from the coding sequence ATTGGGATCTTACTGAAAGCTAAACAGGAGGGTTATCCTATTTCCCTAAAAGAAGCTTGTACAAAGATGCTCACTCACAACATCCGTTTCAGTTAA
- the ppk2 gene encoding polyphosphate kinase 2: MDEITTNNDQQLKDKKKKKKNKEDLYRISLQLDNNPRRAEGKPSKLKNKSYEKELEHLQVELVKMQYWIKHVGFRVIIIFEGRDAAGKGGTIKRITESLNPRGCRVVALGTPSDLQKTQWYFQRYVEHFPSAGEIVLFDRSWYNRAGVEHVMGFCTEEQYKEFLNSCPEFERMLVRSGIVLLKYWFSVSDQEQEVRFQSRLSDPARRWKLSPMDLESRERWVEYSQAKDKMFAHTNIPEAPWFTVDADDKKRARLNCIKHILSKIPYEDMTPEALELPPRKPAADYVRPPLNEQFFVPQYY, encoded by the coding sequence ATGGATGAAATCACCACAAATAATGATCAACAACTGAAAGACAAAAAGAAAAAGAAAAAAAACAAAGAGGATCTTTACAGAATTTCTTTACAACTAGACAATAATCCCCGCCGCGCCGAAGGTAAACCCAGTAAGCTCAAGAATAAATCTTACGAAAAAGAACTAGAGCACCTTCAGGTTGAACTGGTCAAAATGCAATACTGGATTAAACACGTGGGTTTCCGCGTCATTATCATTTTTGAGGGACGAGACGCCGCAGGAAAAGGAGGCACCATCAAGCGTATTACTGAGTCTCTCAACCCCAGAGGCTGTAGAGTGGTAGCCTTGGGAACTCCCTCGGATTTACAGAAAACTCAATGGTACTTCCAACGCTACGTAGAACATTTTCCTTCAGCGGGTGAAATCGTTTTATTCGATCGCAGTTGGTACAACCGAGCGGGTGTAGAGCACGTCATGGGCTTTTGCACCGAGGAACAATACAAAGAATTTCTTAACTCTTGTCCTGAATTTGAACGGATGTTAGTGCGTTCGGGGATTGTGCTGCTTAAATACTGGTTCTCAGTGAGCGATCAGGAACAAGAAGTGAGATTTCAATCCCGACTCTCAGATCCCGCGCGCCGTTGGAAACTCAGCCCTATGGACTTAGAATCAAGAGAACGTTGGGTAGAATATTCTCAAGCGAAAGATAAAATGTTTGCTCATACCAATATTCCCGAAGCGCCTTGGTTTACCGTTGACGCGGATGACAAAAAACGCGCTCGTTTAAATTGCATCAAACATATCTTGAGTAAAATACCTTATGAAGATATGACTCCCGAAGCCTTGGAGTTACCACCGAGAAAACCCGCAGCGGACTACGTGCGGCCCCCTCTTAACGAGCAATTCTTTGTTCCTCAATATTATTAA
- a CDS encoding TrkA family potassium uptake protein, whose translation MLIQRKYRQIKRDLLTGAFTLLVIFLLGTFWYKGVEGWSWSEASYMTIITLSTVGFLEVQPLGARGRLFTMALILMGLITIGYMVNRFTEALIEGYFQAGIKRRQEDLLIDSLINHYILCGFGRTGTQVARELEAEGVPFIVIDSQLERAEKAQELGYVVIQEDATLDESLQRAKIDKAVCLITTLSSDAENLYTVLSAKTLNPKIRAISRASSEEAVKKLQRAGADAVVSPYITGGKRLAAVAIRPQVMDFVDGILAGSDRSFYLEEFLLDPQICPYVGQTLSEARLRSQSGALVLAIRRTDGELIAGPTGDTLLKTGDLLICMGTGEQLRLLNSLLGPISPNSPRLPKQQ comes from the coding sequence ATGTTAATCCAGAGAAAATATAGACAGATTAAAAGAGATTTATTAACGGGTGCTTTTACTCTGTTAGTTATATTTCTACTAGGTACGTTTTGGTACAAGGGAGTGGAGGGATGGTCGTGGTCAGAAGCTTCTTACATGACGATTATTACTCTATCTACCGTAGGATTTCTCGAGGTTCAACCCTTGGGTGCAAGAGGTCGTCTGTTCACCATGGCTTTAATCTTGATGGGTTTGATTACCATTGGTTATATGGTCAACCGCTTCACAGAAGCTTTAATCGAAGGTTATTTTCAAGCGGGTATTAAACGGAGGCAAGAAGATCTGTTGATTGATAGTTTGATAAATCATTATATTCTCTGTGGTTTTGGTCGCACCGGGACGCAGGTTGCTCGAGAACTTGAAGCTGAGGGTGTTCCTTTTATTGTCATAGATTCTCAATTAGAACGGGCAGAAAAGGCTCAAGAGTTAGGCTATGTGGTTATTCAAGAAGATGCAACCCTGGACGAGTCTTTACAAAGAGCTAAAATAGATAAAGCGGTGTGTTTGATTACGACTCTGAGTTCTGACGCTGAAAATCTTTATACCGTTTTGTCGGCGAAAACTCTTAATCCTAAGATTCGGGCAATTTCCCGGGCTAGTAGCGAAGAAGCGGTGAAAAAGCTACAAAGAGCGGGAGCTGATGCTGTAGTTTCTCCCTATATCACTGGGGGTAAACGTCTAGCTGCAGTAGCGATCCGACCCCAAGTTATGGATTTCGTCGATGGGATTTTAGCAGGGAGTGACCGCTCTTTTTATCTGGAGGAATTTCTCTTGGATCCTCAAATCTGTCCCTACGTTGGACAAACTCTCAGTGAAGCTAGATTGCGATCGCAGTCTGGAGCTTTAGTCTTAGCTATACGTCGCACCGATGGAGAGCTGATCGCTGGACCTACCGGAGATACACTCTTGAAAACGGGAGATTTATTGATTTGTATGGGCACTGGTGAGCAATTGCGCTTACTTAATAGTCTGTTAGGCCCAATTTCTCCTAATTCACCTCGATTACCTAAACAACAGTAA
- a CDS encoding response regulator transcription factor, which produces MISILVVEDEVKLAQFIELELKYEGYSITVVHDGLAGLTTARETKPDLVLLDWMLPGISGLEICRRLRLTGDRVPIILLTAKDEISDRVAGLDAGADDYLVKPFSIEELLARIRANLRRTQEQNSEQLQFCDLRLNRSTREVYRAQRSIELTAKEFDLLEYLLTHPRQVLTRDQILERVWGYDFLGDSNIIEVYVRYLRLKLEAQEEKRLIHTVRGVGYVLKD; this is translated from the coding sequence ATGATTTCAATTTTAGTTGTAGAAGATGAAGTCAAATTAGCTCAATTTATTGAATTAGAACTCAAGTACGAGGGCTACTCTATTACCGTAGTTCATGATGGTCTGGCGGGCTTGACTACTGCTAGAGAAACTAAACCTGATTTGGTGTTACTCGACTGGATGTTACCAGGAATCTCTGGCTTAGAAATTTGTCGTCGCTTACGCTTAACTGGCGATCGCGTTCCGATTATTCTCCTAACCGCTAAAGATGAAATCAGCGATCGCGTCGCGGGTTTAGACGCGGGTGCAGATGATTATCTGGTTAAACCTTTTAGTATTGAGGAATTATTAGCCAGGATTAGAGCTAATCTTAGAAGGACTCAGGAACAAAATAGTGAACAATTACAATTCTGTGATCTGCGTCTCAATCGCAGTACTAGAGAAGTCTATCGCGCTCAGCGTTCCATCGAATTGACAGCTAAAGAATTTGATTTACTCGAATATCTGCTCACTCATCCTCGACAAGTATTAACGCGAGATCAAATTTTAGAAAGAGTTTGGGGCTACGATTTTTTGGGAGATTCCAATATTATCGAGGTATATGTGCGTTATTTGCGTTTAAAATTAGAAGCTCAGGAAGAAAAACGCTTGATTCACACAGTCAGAGGTGTAGGATACGTCCTTAAAGATTGA
- a CDS encoding S-layer family protein, with protein MSFPAQFELSSLDGSNGFTLNGIAGNDRSGFSVSSAGDINNDGFDDLIIGADGADINGNASGSSYVVFGKGTSFSATLNLSTLNSFTLNGVTPVDYSGRSVSSAGDINGDGFDDLIIGAFGADPNGSASGSSYLVFGKGTTFSSPLNLSTLNGTNGFILNGSDANDNSGRSVSNAGDINGDGFDDLIIGAFGADPNGTQSGESYVVFGKGTTFSSPLNLSTLNGTNGFTINGVDAYDYSGRSVSNAGDINGDGFDDLIIGAYLADPNGTQSGESYVVFGKDTTFSSPLNLSTLNGTNGFTINGVTSFDRSGFSVSSAGDINGDGLDDLIIGAYRADVNGADSGSIYVVFGQNTPFSSPLNLFTLNGPNGFTINGIAAGDRLGRSVSSAGDVNDDGIDDLIIGAVGADPNGSFSGSSYVVFGKNTPFSPTLNLSTLNGTNGFTLNGINAYDNSGYSVSSAGDVNGDGIDDLIIGAYGGDPNGGASGESYVVFGAPPPSISVTVSPTSVTEDGSDNLVYTFTRTRNTSSALNDVNFNVGGEAIFNNDYTQTGATSFNANSGTVNFNAGSATTTVTLDPTEDTIQEFNETAILTLAPGNDYRIGIPASATGRIINDDSGGGSTNPTITVTVSPTSVAENGSDNLVYTFTRTGSTGNPLNNVNVGVAGTATFNNDYTVTGGNSFNANTGRINFNSGSATATVTLDPLQDAIIETNETAILRVTSGTGYNVGNPASATGTIIDGGGSINPSVIVSVSPTSVNENGLGNLVYTFTRTTNSGTALNNVNFDVGGGAIFNDDYTVTGAASFNGTTGTVNFRPRATTVRVTVNPKGDTRVEPDETVLLTVTSGSGYTVGNPNEAEGAIVNDDRRGNQDTLNISLGKNGNTVAMEELGKSMSYFDPEVDVVM; from the coding sequence ATGAGCTTCCCCGCACAGTTTGAACTCTCCAGTCTTGACGGGAGCAACGGCTTCACCCTCAATGGGATTGCCGGAAATGACAGATCAGGCTTCTCAGTAAGTAGTGCAGGGGATATCAACAACGATGGTTTCGATGACTTGATTATCGGCGCAGACGGTGCTGATATCAATGGAAATGCTTCAGGATCGAGTTATGTCGTCTTTGGCAAAGGTACTTCCTTTAGTGCCACCTTAAACCTCTCTACTCTCAACAGCTTTACCCTCAATGGCGTTACACCAGTTGACTATTCAGGTAGATCAGTAAGTAGTGCAGGAGATATCAACGGCGATGGTTTCGATGATCTGATTATTGGTGCATTCGGTGCCGACCCCAATGGAAGTGCTTCAGGATCGAGTTACCTGGTCTTTGGTAAGGGTACTACCTTTAGTTCTCCTTTAAACCTCTCTACTCTCAACGGTACCAACGGTTTTATCCTCAATGGGTCTGATGCTAATGACAATTCAGGCAGATCAGTAAGTAATGCAGGGGATATCAATGGTGATGGTTTCGATGACCTAATTATTGGTGCATTCGGTGCCGACCCTAATGGAACTCAATCAGGAGAAAGTTACGTGGTCTTTGGTAAGGGTACTACCTTTAGTTCTCCTTTAAACCTCTCTACTCTCAACGGTACCAACGGCTTTACTATCAATGGGGTTGATGCTTATGACTATTCGGGCAGATCAGTAAGTAACGCAGGGGATATCAATGGTGATGGTTTCGATGACCTAATTATTGGTGCATACCTTGCTGACCCTAATGGAACTCAATCAGGAGAGAGTTACGTGGTTTTTGGTAAGGATACTACCTTTAGTTCTCCTTTAAACCTCTCTACTCTCAACGGTACCAACGGTTTTACCATCAATGGGGTTACAAGTTTTGATAGATCAGGCTTCTCAGTAAGTAGTGCCGGGGATATAAATGGCGATGGTCTCGATGACCTCATTATCGGTGCATATCGTGCCGACGTCAATGGAGCTGATTCAGGTTCGATTTACGTAGTCTTTGGTCAGAATACTCCCTTTAGTTCTCCTTTAAACCTCTTTACTCTCAACGGTCCCAATGGCTTTACTATCAACGGTATTGCAGCAGGTGACAGATTAGGTAGATCAGTAAGTAGTGCGGGGGATGTCAATGACGATGGTATCGATGACCTGATCATCGGTGCAGTCGGTGCCGATCCCAATGGAAGTTTTTCAGGGTCGAGTTACGTGGTCTTTGGTAAGAATACTCCCTTCAGTCCTACCTTAAACCTTTCTACCCTCAACGGTACCAACGGTTTTACCCTTAATGGGATTAATGCTTATGATAATTCAGGCTACTCAGTAAGTAGTGCAGGAGATGTCAACGGCGATGGTATCGATGACCTCATTATCGGTGCATACGGTGGCGATCCCAATGGGGGTGCTTCAGGAGAGAGTTACGTAGTCTTTGGCGCCCCACCTCCGAGTATTAGCGTTACCGTCTCCCCCACGAGTGTCACCGAAGATGGTAGTGACAACCTCGTCTATACCTTTACCCGCACGAGAAATACTAGTAGCGCTCTCAATGACGTCAACTTCAACGTTGGGGGTGAAGCCATCTTTAACAATGATTACACCCAAACAGGTGCGACCTCGTTTAATGCTAATAGCGGAACAGTCAACTTTAACGCAGGTTCAGCCACAACTACAGTAACGCTAGATCCTACAGAAGATACTATCCAAGAGTTTAATGAAACGGCGATTTTGACTCTAGCACCTGGTAATGATTACAGAATAGGGATTCCTGCTTCAGCTACGGGTAGGATTATCAACGATGATAGTGGTGGTGGAAGCACAAACCCGACCATTACTGTGACCGTTTCCCCTACGAGTGTGGCTGAAAATGGTAGTGACAACCTCGTTTATACCTTTACTCGCACTGGAAGTACTGGTAACCCACTCAATAACGTTAATGTTGGTGTTGCAGGGACAGCAACTTTTAATAATGATTACACTGTGACGGGTGGGAACTCATTTAATGCCAATACAGGAAGAATTAACTTTAATTCGGGTTCAGCTACGGCTACAGTAACCCTAGATCCTCTACAAGATGCGATAATAGAAACCAATGAGACGGCGATTCTGAGGGTAACTTCTGGTACAGGTTATAACGTGGGGAATCCTGCTTCTGCTACGGGTACGATTATCGATGGTGGTGGAAGCATAAACCCTTCAGTTATTGTCTCGGTTTCTCCTACGAGTGTGAATGAAAATGGGCTTGGTAACCTGGTTTATACTTTTACTCGCACTACAAATTCAGGAACGGCACTCAATAATGTTAATTTCGACGTTGGGGGTGGAGCGATCTTTAATGATGATTATACGGTAACGGGAGCAGCTTCATTTAATGGTACTACGGGAACGGTGAATTTCCGACCAAGAGCAACTACGGTCAGAGTGACAGTAAATCCTAAAGGAGATACTAGGGTAGAACCGGATGAAACGGTCTTATTGACGGTTACGAGTGGTAGTGGTTACACAGTAGGAAACCCTAATGAAGCTGAGGGTGCGATTGTTAATGACGATCGCCGGGGTAACCAAGATACTCTCAATATATCTCTGGGTAAGAATGGTAATACTGTAGCGATGGAGGAGTTGGGAAAGAGTATGTCGTATTTCGATCCTGAAGTTGATGTAGTTATGTAG
- a CDS encoding aspartate aminotransferase family protein — translation MSPETVISDFSVTSPPTQPFDVENFDHFVMKTYGRFPLALTKGSGCRVWDTTGREYLDFVAGIATCTLGHAHPALIKAVTEQIQKLHHVSNLYYIPEQGELAQWIVEHSCADKVFFCNSGAEANEAAIKLARKYAHQVLDLEIPVIVTAHASFHGRTLATLTATGQPKYQQGFSPLVPGFAYVPYNDIGAIENAITDIDEGNSRVAAIMLEPLQGEGGVRPGDLEYFQRLRQICDDTGILLIFDEVQVGVGRTGKYWGYENLGVEPDIFTSAKGLAGGIPIGAMMCKDFCNVFEPGSHASTFGGNPFACAAALSVAHTIEAEHLLQNVQARGEQLRAKLGAIALKYPKLFIEVRGWGLINGLELHPDTAITSLDLVKEAMNQGLLLAPAGPKVLRFVPPLIVSSQEVEAAAAKLEQAIAATV, via the coding sequence GTGAGTCCAGAAACCGTTATTAGTGATTTTTCAGTAACTTCTCCTCCTACTCAACCTTTTGACGTGGAAAACTTTGACCATTTTGTCATGAAGACTTATGGGCGTTTTCCTCTAGCCTTGACTAAAGGTAGTGGTTGTCGGGTTTGGGATACAACGGGACGAGAATATCTAGATTTTGTGGCGGGTATCGCCACTTGTACCTTGGGTCATGCTCATCCTGCTTTAATTAAAGCTGTAACCGAACAAATACAAAAACTGCACCACGTCTCTAATCTCTATTACATCCCAGAACAGGGAGAATTGGCACAATGGATTGTAGAACATTCTTGCGCTGATAAGGTGTTCTTTTGCAATTCAGGGGCTGAAGCTAATGAAGCGGCGATCAAACTAGCTCGTAAATACGCTCATCAGGTATTAGATTTAGAAATTCCAGTAATTGTCACCGCTCACGCTAGTTTTCACGGGCGTACTTTAGCTACCCTTACCGCGACAGGACAACCTAAATATCAACAAGGCTTTAGTCCTTTGGTTCCAGGCTTTGCTTATGTACCTTATAACGATATCGGCGCGATTGAAAATGCCATTACCGATATTGATGAGGGCAATTCTCGCGTAGCTGCGATTATGCTCGAACCTCTACAGGGAGAGGGTGGCGTTCGTCCTGGGGATTTAGAATATTTCCAACGTTTGCGCCAAATTTGCGACGACACTGGTATATTGTTGATTTTCGATGAGGTACAAGTAGGCGTAGGACGCACGGGTAAATACTGGGGCTATGAAAATCTAGGTGTAGAACCCGATATTTTCACCAGCGCCAAAGGGTTAGCCGGTGGTATTCCCATTGGGGCAATGATGTGCAAAGATTTTTGTAACGTATTTGAACCAGGTAGTCACGCTAGTACTTTTGGGGGGAATCCTTTCGCTTGTGCAGCAGCTTTGAGCGTTGCTCATACCATCGAAGCAGAACATTTATTACAAAATGTCCAAGCACGGGGTGAACAACTGCGGGCTAAGTTGGGAGCGATTGCACTGAAATATCCTAAACTATTTATAGAGGTACGGGGTTGGGGCTTGATCAATGGTCTAGAACTTCACCCAGATACGGCAATTACTTCCCTGGATTTAGTGAAAGAAGCGATGAACCAAGGCTTATTACTAGCCCCAGCTGGTCCTAAAGTTTTGCGCTTTGTACCACCTCTAATCGTTAGTTCACAAGAAGTTGAAGCAGCAGCAGCTAAATTAGAACAAGCGATCGCAGCTACGGTTTAA